The genomic stretch CAGCTCGCCCTGCGCGGTGGCGGCCCGGACAACATCACGGTGATCATCGCCGACGCCACCGACCGGGACATCGTCGAGGCGGCACCGATCGTCGGCGGCGCGGCGGCCCGCGACCGTGGCATGGCGACCTCCGCCGACGTCTCCACCCCGGCCGCCCGGGCCTCGGCGCTCTCCGCCCCCCGTCCGCCCGTGCCGGAGGAACCCGCCGGCAACGCCGACGACGAGCCGGAGGCCCGTCGTCGCCCGCTGCGCGCACTGGCGATGACGACCGCCCTGGCGGTGATCCTCGGCGGCAGCCTCTACGGCGGGTACACCTACACCCAGCGGCAGTACTACGTCGGCGCGACGCAGGACGGCCAGGTGGCGGTGTTCCGCGGCATCCAGGGCCAGATCGCCGGGATGGACCTCTCCACCGTCCACTCCGAGAGCAGCGCCCAGCTCGACGATCTCACCCTCGCCGCGCAGGAGCAGGTCAAGCAGGGCATCCCGGCCCGGAGCGAGCCGGACGCGGAGCGCCGGCTGGCCGAGCTGACGATGGACAGCCCGACCAACGTCAACCTCAAGCCCATCTGCCCGCCCACGGCGAGCCCGACCCCGAGCCCGACCCCCGACGCGGACGGGCCCTCGCCGGCACCGAATGCGTCGGCCGGCTCGCCGACTCCGGTCGGCAGCGCGTCGGTCTCCGCCACGGGCGGCGCCGCGACCCCACCGGTGCGCCCGTCCGACAACGGATCGGCGGTCGCGTCCACCGACACACCCGACAGCCCGCCCGACACCTTCCCGC from Micromonospora craniellae encodes the following:
- a CDS encoding PP2C family protein-serine/threonine phosphatase, which translates into the protein MTLTLRYAAHSDRGLIRDGNQDSVYAGPRLLAVADGMGGMAAGDVASNIVIGAMAPLDEDVPGDALVDALRSAVGTANQQLRETVEANPQLEGMGTTLTATLFSGSKLGMVHIGDSRAYLLRDGEFAQITKDDTYVQMLVDEGRISPEEASSHPQRSLLTRALDGRDIDPEYSVRQVLTGDRYLICSDGLSGVVSAETIAETMREYTDPQQCVERLVQLALRGGGPDNITVIIADATDRDIVEAAPIVGGAAARDRGMATSADVSTPAARASALSAPRPPVPEEPAGNADDEPEARRRPLRALAMTTALAVILGGSLYGGYTYTQRQYYVGATQDGQVAVFRGIQGQIAGMDLSTVHSESSAQLDDLTLAAQEQVKQGIPARSEPDAERRLAELTMDSPTNVNLKPICPPTASPTPSPTPDADGPSPAPNASAGSPTPVGSASVSATGGAATPPVRPSDNGSAVASTDTPDSPPDTFPPTVDPAACRSPE